The genomic segment CCACGCAAGAACTTCACTCTGTCTGGTGATGTCTCCCCTCCTCCCGTACTCGTCGTACCAGTAGTCGGTGACGTATAGGTCGTAGGACGTGGGGTGGACCGTGACGGCCCATTTGTGGGCGTCCACCACGCCTCTGGCCTGACTGGCGATCTGGAAGCACGAGCTATTGCCCAGCTGGATCAACCACTTCTTCTGCGATTCGAAGTTCGCTTCGACCGCCGCCGCGGACTCGCCCTCCCAATACTCGAAGGGACGGAACCGCCGCATCACGACGTCGGCTTGCAACGCCAACACATAGCTGTTCCAGTCGGCCTCGAACTTGGTGTACGCGGGGCCCTGATCGGGAGCCTCGATATCCTCGATCGCCTTCCTGAGGTCGTAATAGCCGTCATATCCAGGCGTCTCCGGTGGCGCCGCGAAACTCTCGCCTCCTCCGGTTTTCTGCGCAGGAGGCGTGCTCGCGGACTCGGGCGTGGCGGACGACCCCTCGGTGAGGGCGTCCGCGGCCGCCTGATCGGCTTCCTCGTAGGCCAGCGCCGCGTTTCGCAGCGACTCCGCCAACACCAGATATTCCGCTTCGGCTCGCTTGATGCTTTCGCGAATCGCGCTGGCGGAGTAATCCAGCTGCGTGCCGGAATCGACGACAAAAGAAATGGCGCAGGGGGGCCGCGCGCTCCCCGGCGGCGGGGCAGGCAACGGGACCTCGAGTTCGGCGGCCCTGGCCATCAGCTCGTCGTACTCGACCTTCAGCATCTCAGCCATGGACGACTCTCCTTCGGCGCCGAAGCCGTTTACACGAGAAGCAAGGTAAAAGACGCTCGCCGACGGCCGGGCCGCGTGAGCGAGGCTCATCGTAATGCAGCAAGGCCCCTGACGCAGCGCGATCGGCGCGAAGCGCTACCGCCCGGATCGGCGGCCGCTAGGCCAGTCGGGTGACCTCGACGACCACGTCGAGGTCGGTTGCGCCCCGCCCCGAGAAGATGCCCTTCAACGGGGACACATCGGTGTAGTCACGGCCGACGCCGACGCTGACGTATTGCTCGGTGATCTCGGTGTCGTTGGTGGGGTCGTAGTTCCACCAGCCACCGGTCCAGGCCTGAATCCAGGCGTGGCTTCTCCCGTCCACCGTGTCTCCGACGACGGCGTTCCGTTTGGGGTGCAAATAACCCGACACGTAGCGGGCCGGAATTCCCATCTCGCGCAACAGCATTAGCGACAGGTGAACGAAGTCCTGGCAGACACCCTTGCCCGCCTTGAGCGCGTCGATCCCGGGCGTGTGCACCCCGGTGGTCCCCGGAAGGTATTCCAGCTCGCCGTGCACCCAGTTGGCCGCGGCGATCACGGCTTCTTGCGGCTCATGGCTTTTGATGATCTTTTTGCCGACCGAGCTAAGCCGCTTGCTCGCCGGCGTGTAGTCGGTGGGCTGCAGAAATTCGTCGAACCGATCGATCACCGCGGCGGACTGCAGGTCCTTCCAGCTGACATCCTTCGCGGCCGGCTCCGGCTGTTCGGTCTCGACGACCGATGACGACGTCACCGTCAGATCGGTGTGCGGGGCGTGCAGGTCGAACGCGGTGACGGCGGTGCCCCAGTAGTCGATGTACCGGTAGGACCGGGTTGCCGGAATGGTTTCGACTCGGTTGAGGATGACGTTTTGCCGGGTGTCTGAACTCGGGGTCAGCCTGGCCTCGTTATAGGAGGCGGTCACCGCCGATTGGTACGCGAACCCGGTCGTGTGCACCACGCGCAGCCGCCACATCAGGTATCCCCGTTCCGGGCGACCAGGCTGGCACTATTCCCCGCATCCGACCATGCCACCCATGGCGTGACATGGAAGTACTGCTGCGACAACGCATCTCCGACATCTCGGCAGGTTGTCTGCAGACCGGCCAAACGAGTCTCGAGCGTGTCGAGCAGCACCCCCGGCGGCAGGAATTCCAGTTCGCTTCGGGCCTGTCCGAGCAGTCGCTGCGCCTCAGCGGTGGCCCCGACCCGGCTCATCGGATTACGCACCAACTCTTCGATGCTTTCTTCGGCGAGCTTGAGCGAGTAGAACACCGACCGCGGGAACAATCGGTCGAGCATCATGAACTCGACCACCCGGCCGGCGTCCAGCACCCCACGATAGGTACGCAGATAGGTGTCGTGAGCGCCCGCCGAGCGCAGCAGGGTTACCCAGGCCGGCGAGGACGCGCTGTCCCCCACCCGAGACAGCAAGAGCCGCACCGTCATGTCGACGCGCTCAATTGCGCGGCCCAACAACATGAATCGGTATCCGTCGTCACGCGAAAGAGTCGAGTCCGCCAGGCCGGCGAACATCGCGGCCCTGCCCTCGATGAACGACAGAAACTCGTGTGGCCCAAGGCGTTTGGCGGCGCGTTCGCGTTCGGGTAGGGCGTGGTAGGTGGTGTTGAGGCATTCCCAGATTTCGCTGGATGTCACCTCGCGCGCGGACTTCGCGTTTTCGCGCGCCGCGGTGATTGCGTCGACGATCGAGGAACCGCCCTTGTTGTCGGTGCTGTAGGCCACCATGTCGGTCAGCGACCAGACGTCCAAATCCTGCTCCGGCGCCTCGATGCCGAGCACCCGCAACAGCAGCCGGGACGCCTGGTCGGGGTCGACGCTGGAGTCCTCCAGCAACTGGTGCAGCGCCACATCCAGAATGCGCGCGGTGTCATCGGCCCGCTCGACATAACGGCCAATCCAGTAGAGCGCCTCGGCATTTCGGGCCAACATCAGCGGACCGACCTCTGCTGTTGTTGCTGCTGCTGTTGTTTCTGCTTTTGCTTTTTCGGCGGCTTCTCGTCCTGCGGTTGCTCGCTGTGCAGCGGCTGCCGACGCGACGAGCCCGGCGAGTCGTCGGTCTCGGGATCCGACATGGACTTAGGCAACGACCGCACGACTTCGGCGGCACCCAGCTCGCGATCGGCGCCCGACGTGCGCGGTGCCAGCACCCAGGTGTCTTTCGAGCCGCCGCCCTGGCTGGAGTTGACCACCCGCGAGCCCTCGACCAAGGCCACTCGGCTCAACCCGCCCGGCAGCACCCACACGTCGTCGCCGTCGTTGACCGCGAACGGTCGCAGGTCGACGTAGCGCGGCGCCAGCGCGTTGCCGATCCGCGTCGGCACAGTGGACAGCTCCATCATCGGCTGCGCGATCCAACTCCGGGGATCATCGCGAATCTTCTTGCTGACCGCCGCCAATTCTTTGTCGGAAGCGTCCGGGCCGAAGACGATGCCGTACCCGCCGGATCCCTCGACCGGCTTGATGACCAGCTCGCCGACCCGGTCGAGCACCTCCTCGCGTTCGTCGTCGAGCCAGCACCGGTAGGTGTCCACGTTGGCCAGCAGCGGCTTCTCGCCGAGGTAGTACTCGATCATGGTCGGCACATAGGTGTAGACCAGCTTGTCGTCGCCGACGCCGTTGCCGATCGCGCTGGAGATCACCACGTTGCCGGCGCGGGCGGCGTTGACCAGACCGGCCACCCCGAGCACCGAGTCGGCGCGGAACTGCAGCGGGTCGAGGAAGATGTCGTCGATGCGCCGATAGATGACGTCGACCTGGCGCTCCCCCTCGGTGGTGCGCATGTACACCTGGTTGTCGCGGCAGAACAGGTCGCGGCCCTCGACCAGCTCGACACCCATCTGCCGGGCGAGCAGCGAATGCTCGAAGTAGGCGGAGTTGTAGACGCCGGGTGTCAGCACTACCACGGTCGGGTCGGCCTCGTTGGTCGCCGCGGAATTGCGCAGCGCCCGCAGCAGGTGCGAGGCATAGTCGTCGACGGCACGCACCCGGTGGGTGGCGAACAGGTTGGGGAAGACCCGCGCCATCGTGCGCCGGTTCTCCATGACGTACGACACGCCCGAGGGCGAGCGCAGGTTGTCCTCGAGGACCCGCCAGGTGCCCTTCTCGTCGCGGATCAGGTCGATGCCGGCAACATGGATGCGCACCCCGTTGGGCGGGACGATGCCGACGGCCTGGCGGTGAAAGTGCTCGCAGGAGGTGACCAGGCGGCGCGGAATCACCCCGTCATTCAGGATCTCCTGATCGCCGTAGATGTCGTCGAGATACATCTCCAGGGCTTTGACCCGTTGGACGATGCCGCGCTCGAGCCGGTTCCATTCAGCGGCGGAGATCACCCGCGGCACCAGGTCCAGCGGAAAGGGCCGTTCCTGGCCCGACAACGAGAACGTGATGCCCTGGTCGATGAACGCGCGGGCCAGGGCGTCAGCGCGGGCCCGCAGGTCCGAGGCGTCCGACGGTGCCAGCTCGGCGTAGATGCCCTTGTACGGGCCACGCACGTTGCCTTGCGCGTCGAACATTTCGTCGAAGGCCATCTGGTAGGCGTCCGACGAGTTGTACCCGCGGAAGATGCGCTCGGAGCGCGCCAGCGCCGGTGCAGCGCCGCGCGAACCCCGCCTGGCCGTTTCAACCTGGTTCGGAAGACTCACTTTTAGGATGCTGCCTCAAATCGACGTTATGGCTGGCCACGAGTTCCCGTTTTGGGAGAAAACGTAACCGACTGCTAACCTGAGCAGTCGCAATCGGGTGCGGGTCGCCCCCCGAGACGAACACTTGCAAACACCAAAAACGACGAAGGAAAGTTCCGCGTGGCCAACATCAAGTCGCAGCAGAAGCGCATCAAGACCAACGAGCGCGCCCGACTGCGCAACAAGTCGGTGAAGTCGTCGCTGCGCACCGCCGTGCGCGCGTTCCGTGAGGCCGCCGAGGCCGGCGACAAGGACAAGGCCGCGGAGTTGCTGGTGTCGACCAACCGCAAGCTGGACAAGGCGGCCACCAAGGGCGTCATCCACAAGAACCAGGCCGCCAACAAGAAGTCGGCGCTGGCGCGGTCCCTCAACAAGATCTGAGCCCCGCGGCCTATCGGCCCCGGTCGGCGACCAGCTCGGCCACCTTTCTGACCGCTGACTCCAGCGCGTAGTCGGCGTCCGCGGCGGCTCCCTTGACGTCGGCGTTGAGGTCGGCGACCACTTTCATCGCGGTTGCCACACTGTCGCGCGACCAGCGCCGGGCCTGCTTCTGAGCCTTCTGCACCCGCCAGGGCGGCATCCCCAGCTGCCCGGCCAGTCGGTAGGGGTCGCCGGAGAGCGGACCGACCCGCCCGATAGTGTGGATGGCTTCGGCCAGTGCATCGGCCAGCACCACCAGCGGCTCGCCGCGCATCATCGCCCACCGCAGCGCCTCGGCCGCGCCCGCGACATCGCCGGCCACGGCCTTGTCCGCGATATCGAATCCCTTCACCTCGGCTTTACCGCTGTGATAGCGGCGCACCGCGGCCTCGTCGACCTGTCCGCCGGTGTCGGCGACCAGCTGCGAACAGGCCGACGCGAGCTCGCGCACGTCGGAGCCGACGGCGTCCAACAGGGCGGTGACGGTGTCCTCGTCCACCTTGACCCGCAGCGCGCGGAACTCCTTGCGGATGAAGTCGATGCGTTCACTCAACTTGGTGATCCGCGCACAGGGATGAACCTCGGCGCCCAGCGACTTCAGCTGGTCGGCCAGTGCCTTGGCGCGCCCGCCGCCCGAGTGCACCACCACCAGCATCGTGGCCGGCGGCAGGTCGGCGGCCGCCGCGGCGATCATCGCGACCGCGTCCTTGCCCGCTTCGGCCGCGGCCTCCAGCACGACGATGCGTTCGTCGGCGAACAGCGACGGACTCAGCAGCTCGGCAAGCTCAAACGTACTGACGTCGCCGGCCCGCATCCGGTTGACCGGGATGTCGTCGGTGCCGGCACGCTTGCGCGCCGCCCGCAGCACGTCCGCGACGGCCCGTTCGACCAGCAGTTCCTCGTCGCCGAGGACCAAGTGCAACGGCGATGCCTCACTCACCCCACGATGGTGTCACGAAGGGCCGACCAATCCGCTCGGGGATCCAGCAGCTCGGACGCCGACCAGGCCAGCGCACATACCACCGCGACCAGCCCGGCCACCCGGGTCGACGCGCGAAACCATGGCCGTCGCCAGAGCCGCACCGCGAGCGCGAGTAGCAGCGCGGTGGCACAGCAAATCAGCAGCACGCCGGCCAGGCCGTCGGGTACCGGCACGGTGGCCGCGGGCGCGCCGGCCGCGAGGTGCGCCACCTTCGACACCCACCACACCTCCGGGCCGGTGAAGCGCATCAGCAGCTGCGCCCCTGGCAGCCAGAGCACGCACATGACGGCCGCCGCGCTGCCCAGCACGGTGATGGGTGCGATGACCGGCGCGGCGGCCAGATTCGCGGCGACGGCCACCACGCTGAACCGACCCGAGATGCCGGCCACCAGGGGCGCGGTGACCAGCTGCGCCACCACCGCGACCGCGAGCGCATCCGCGAGCGGCTTGGGGCAACCCTTGGCCGCCAGTCGACGCGACCAGACCGGCGCGATGACCACCAGCGCGCCCGTCGCCAGCACCGACAGCGCGAAACCGGCGTCGACAGCGAGCTGGGGAGCGATGGCAAGCAATAGCAACACCGTGGCCGACAGCGCCGGCATCGCTTGCCGCCGGCGTGCAGTCAGCATCCCGGCCAGCGCGATGGCGCCCATCACCGCCGCCCGCAACACGCTGGGCGTCGGTTGGACGACGATCACGAACGCCACCAATGCCAGAGCGGCGAGCAGCACGGCCGCGCGCGGACCGATGAGCCGGGCAGAGAACAGCACCGCGGCGCACACGATCGTGACGTTGGCTCCCGAGACGGCCGTCAGGTGCGTCATGCCGGCCGCCCGGAATTCGCGGCCGGTATCGGCGGTGAGCGCCGAGGTATCGCCCAGGACCAGCGCCGGCAGCATCGCCGCCTGCGCGGCGGGCAGCACTTCGTGCGCGGCGGCGGCAAAGCGGCCGCGCACCGCGTGCGCGGCCCGCTGCACCGCCCCCGCCCGGCCCGTAACGGGCCGGCCCGCCGCGTTGAGCACCGCAACGGTCAGGTCGTGGCGAGTGGGGCGGCTGATCCGCGCCGAGAACCGCACCGGTTGGCCGACCATCACGTCGAAGTCCGACGCCCGCGCGAAAACGATGACCCGGCCGGATATCTCGTCGTCGCGCAGCCGTAGCAAGGTGGCACGAAACATCAGCCGGCCCGCGCCCAACGACTGCGCGCTCTCGCTGGGCGTCACCGTCACCGCGGCGACCGTCCCGAATGCCGCGGTGATCGGATGCCGAGCCACCGCGTCGGCGCGCAGCGCGATCGCGAAGCCGAATCCCGCGCCGACCACGCCGATCGCCACCAGACCGGCCCCCACGGCCCGCAGCCGCCGGGGCCGGACCGCCCGTCGCTGCGCATGCCAGGCCAGCATGGCGGCCGCGGCGACCAACGCGACACAGCACCAGGCCAGCGCCCGGCCAACCGGCCACACGATGCCCGAGGCGGTGACGATCCAGCCGGTGAGTGCGGCGGGGAGCAACCGCACATCGAGGCGGGCGAGCTGCGACCGCGCCTGCGCCGGCACGTCAGACACGAACCAGGGCGCGCAGCTTGTCCAGCCGCGACGGTCCGATGCCGTCGACATCGGCGAGCTGATCGACGCTGGTGAACCTGCCGTTGGCCTGCCGCCAACTCACGATCGCGGCGGCGGTGACCGGCCCAACCCCGGGCAGGTCGTCCAGCTGCTGCACGGTCGCGGTATTGAGGTCGAGCGCCTCGCCCGCCTTCGGCCGCCCGGGTGCCTTGACCGACCCCGTCGGCGTTGGCGTCTTGGCGGACGGCGGCGAGCCGGGCGTCACGGAGCTGCCCAGCGCGGTCGGCTGCCCGGACAGCGGTGTCAGCCCGACCACGATCTGCTCACCATCACCGAGCGGGCGGGCCATGTTCAAGCCGATGGTGTCGGCGCCGTCCATCGCACCGCCGGCGGCCTGCAACGCATCGGCGATGCGCGCGCCCGGCGTCAACGTCACCAGACCCGGCTTGTGCACCAGGCCGACAACGCTGACCACCACCGGCCGGTCGGGACCCGGAGTCGCCGAGGACTTGGGGCTTGCCGTGGACGCCTTCTCGACCGGGGGCAGCTTCGCGGACATCACCGGCGCGGGGTGGTCGCGGACCAGCGTGAATATCGTGATCAGCACGGCCAGGGCAGCGATCACAGCCAACGCGATCGCGC from the Mycobacterium lentiflavum genome contains:
- a CDS encoding transglutaminase family protein, whose translation is MWRLRVVHTTGFAYQSAVTASYNEARLTPSSDTRQNVILNRVETIPATRSYRYIDYWGTAVTAFDLHAPHTDLTVTSSSVVETEQPEPAAKDVSWKDLQSAAVIDRFDEFLQPTDYTPASKRLSSVGKKIIKSHEPQEAVIAAANWVHGELEYLPGTTGVHTPGIDALKAGKGVCQDFVHLSLMLLREMGIPARYVSGYLHPKRNAVVGDTVDGRSHAWIQAWTGGWWNYDPTNDTEITEQYVSVGVGRDYTDVSPLKGIFSGRGATDLDVVVEVTRLA
- a CDS encoding PPE domain-containing protein, translated to MAEMLKVEYDELMARAAELEVPLPAPPPGSARPPCAISFVVDSGTQLDYSASAIRESIKRAEAEYLVLAESLRNAALAYEEADQAAADALTEGSSATPESASTPPAQKTGGGESFAAPPETPGYDGYYDLRKAIEDIEAPDQGPAYTKFEADWNSYVLALQADVVMRRFRPFEYWEGESAAAVEANFESQKKWLIQLGNSSCFQIASQARGVVDAHKWAVTVHPTSYDLYVTDYWYDEYGRRGDITRQSEVLAWYVDMQERSETVLADYNQRAAVPLSLVYPSNPPAAVAIKAPLQIPDNAGEIIRGAIGGVVDAGTGGTSPGALASQLGNANVADTVSSLSNMASSQSDTASDPFATTPSTPLPTGMPGLPKAGGVKPASFGGGGMPSMPLQSATDAGAGSGGSTRPAASGVGAGPGAGGATAGRGAMGGGMPMGAGAGQGQGKDSKAKRYGEEEDIYTEERPWTSSVIGVRRRNDAPE
- the rpsT gene encoding 30S ribosomal protein S20, whose amino-acid sequence is MANIKSQQKRIKTNERARLRNKSVKSSLRTAVRAFREAAEAGDKDKAAELLVSTNRKLDKAATKGVIHKNQAANKKSALARSLNKI
- the holA gene encoding DNA polymerase III subunit delta is translated as MHLVLGDEELLVERAVADVLRAARKRAGTDDIPVNRMRAGDVSTFELAELLSPSLFADERIVVLEAAAEAGKDAVAMIAAAAADLPPATMLVVVHSGGGRAKALADQLKSLGAEVHPCARITKLSERIDFIRKEFRALRVKVDEDTVTALLDAVGSDVRELASACSQLVADTGGQVDEAAVRRYHSGKAEVKGFDIADKAVAGDVAGAAEALRWAMMRGEPLVVLADALAEAIHTIGRVGPLSGDPYRLAGQLGMPPWRVQKAQKQARRWSRDSVATAMKVVADLNADVKGAAADADYALESAVRKVAELVADRGR
- a CDS encoding ComEC/Rec2 family competence protein, with the translated sequence MPAQARSQLARLDVRLLPAALTGWIVTASGIVWPVGRALAWCCVALVAAAAMLAWHAQRRAVRPRRLRAVGAGLVAIGVVGAGFGFAIALRADAVARHPITAAFGTVAAVTVTPSESAQSLGAGRLMFRATLLRLRDDEISGRVIVFARASDFDVMVGQPVRFSARISRPTRHDLTVAVLNAAGRPVTGRAGAVQRAAHAVRGRFAAAAHEVLPAAQAAMLPALVLGDTSALTADTGREFRAAGMTHLTAVSGANVTIVCAAVLFSARLIGPRAAVLLAALALVAFVIVVQPTPSVLRAAVMGAIALAGMLTARRRQAMPALSATVLLLLAIAPQLAVDAGFALSVLATGALVVIAPVWSRRLAAKGCPKPLADALAVAVVAQLVTAPLVAGISGRFSVVAVAANLAAAPVIAPITVLGSAAAVMCVLWLPGAQLLMRFTGPEVWWVSKVAHLAAGAPAATVPVPDGLAGVLLICCATALLLALAVRLWRRPWFRASTRVAGLVAVVCALAWSASELLDPRADWSALRDTIVG
- a CDS encoding circularly permuted type 2 ATP-grasp protein, producing MLKVSLPNQVETARRGSRGAAPALARSERIFRGYNSSDAYQMAFDEMFDAQGNVRGPYKGIYAELAPSDASDLRARADALARAFIDQGITFSLSGQERPFPLDLVPRVISAAEWNRLERGIVQRVKALEMYLDDIYGDQEILNDGVIPRRLVTSCEHFHRQAVGIVPPNGVRIHVAGIDLIRDEKGTWRVLEDNLRSPSGVSYVMENRRTMARVFPNLFATHRVRAVDDYASHLLRALRNSAATNEADPTVVVLTPGVYNSAYFEHSLLARQMGVELVEGRDLFCRDNQVYMRTTEGERQVDVIYRRIDDIFLDPLQFRADSVLGVAGLVNAARAGNVVISSAIGNGVGDDKLVYTYVPTMIEYYLGEKPLLANVDTYRCWLDDEREEVLDRVGELVIKPVEGSGGYGIVFGPDASDKELAAVSKKIRDDPRSWIAQPMMELSTVPTRIGNALAPRYVDLRPFAVNDGDDVWVLPGGLSRVALVEGSRVVNSSQGGGSKDTWVLAPRTSGADRELGAAEVVRSLPKSMSDPETDDSPGSSRRQPLHSEQPQDEKPPKKQKQKQQQQQQQQRSVR
- a CDS encoding alpha-E domain-containing protein, which gives rise to MLARNAEALYWIGRYVERADDTARILDVALHQLLEDSSVDPDQASRLLLRVLGIEAPEQDLDVWSLTDMVAYSTDNKGGSSIVDAITAARENAKSAREVTSSEIWECLNTTYHALPERERAAKRLGPHEFLSFIEGRAAMFAGLADSTLSRDDGYRFMLLGRAIERVDMTVRLLLSRVGDSASSPAWVTLLRSAGAHDTYLRTYRGVLDAGRVVEFMMLDRLFPRSVFYSLKLAEESIEELVRNPMSRVGATAEAQRLLGQARSELEFLPPGVLLDTLETRLAGLQTTCRDVGDALSQQYFHVTPWVAWSDAGNSASLVARNGDT
- a CDS encoding ComEA family DNA-binding protein, yielding MRTELPAERLQRRLCADPDGDSGTEQPGQDVPDEDQNSLLPRWLPDAADGGNWRARLRADPGRAGAIALAVIAALAVLITIFTLVRDHPAPVMSAKLPPVEKASTASPKSSATPGPDRPVVVSVVGLVHKPGLVTLTPGARIADALQAAGGAMDGADTIGLNMARPLGDGEQIVVGLTPLSGQPTALGSSVTPGSPPSAKTPTPTGSVKAPGRPKAGEALDLNTATVQQLDDLPGVGPVTAAAIVSWRQANGRFTSVDQLADVDGIGPSRLDKLRALVRV